Sequence from the Candidatus Eisenbacteria bacterium genome:
GCAGCGAGATGGCCGTCAGGGCGCGCTCGCCGCTGGAGAGCAGCGAGATGCTCTGCAGCCGCTTGCCCCTCGGACGGGCCACGATCTCGATCCTGGCCTCCAGCGGGTCCTCGCCCTCCAGCATCAGGTCCGCCTCGCCCCCCTCGAACACCGTCTGGAACACTTCGCGGAACTTCTCCCGCGCGGCTTCGAAGGTCTGCTGGAACAGCCCGCTGGCGGTGGCGTTGATCTTCTCGATCACCTCCAGCAGTTGCGCGCGCGCCTGCACCAGGTCGTCGCGCTGCGCGGTGAGGAAATCGAAGCGCTGCTTGTGCTCCACGTAGGCATCCATGGCCAGCGGGTTCACCGGCCCCAGCGCGCGGATGCGCTGCTTCATGGCCTGCAGCTTCTCCGGCGTCTCCCCCTCGGCGGGCGGCTCCTGGTGCGCGAGCGCGCCCAGGTCCTCGAGCTCGTATTCCACCTTGAGGCGCGCCAGCTCCTGCTCCAGCAGGCCCCGGAGGTCGTGCAGCTCCAGTTCCGCGGCGTGGGTGCCCTCGCGTCCGGCCTCCACCGCGTGCCGCAGCTCCTTCACCTGCGCCGCGCCCAGCGCCTCCTCCGAGCGGGCGTGCAGGTGGGCGCTTTCCAGCGCGTGCAGCGATTCCGCGTGGCCCTGGGCCTCCGCCGCGCCCGCGGCGTGCCGCAATTCCAGCTCCTGGAGCTCCACCAGCAGCGCGGCGCGCTCCGTCAGCCGGGACGCGGCCTCCTCGCCGCGCGAGGCCAGCGACTCGCGGGCGGCGCGGAGCGATTTCTCCAGCTCCTCCCGGCGGGTCGCAAGCTCCCCGCGACGGGTGTGGACGCGGGTCCACTCCAGCTTGACCGCGGCGGCCTCCACGCGGCAAGCCTCGCGGCGCTCTTCCAGGGCGGTCAGTTCGGCCTCCCGCGCAGTAGCTCCCCGGGCGGCCTCCTCGGCCCGCTGCGAGCAGGACTCCAGCTCGGCCTCGGCGGCGGAAAGCTCGGCCTGGACCGCCTCGCGCTCGGCCGTCAGCTTCGCGGACTCGGCGGCGCGGCTGTCGCGCTCGCTCTCCGCGAGCCGGCATTCGGTGAGCGCGGAGTTGAGCCGGCGCTCGGCCTCCAGCGCGGCTTCCTCCGCTGCGGCGCGCGCGGCGCGCGCGCGGGTCAGGTCCAGCTGGCAGGCGGCCACCTGCGCCTCGGCCCCGGCGCGCTCGTCGCGCACCCGCGCCAGCTCGGCGGCGGCCACCCCGGATGCCTCCTCCAGGTCGCGGATCTCGTGCTCGCGGTGCAGGATCTGCGTGCCGCCCGCGCCCGCGCCCAGGTGCAGCCGGTTGGGACCCCAGAATTCCCCGGAGCGCGTGAGGAAGCCCCACGACTCGGCGGCGTGCCGGGCGCTCAGACGGCGCGCGGTGTCGGCGTCCTCCACCAGCACCACGTGGCCCATGAGCAGCTCGGCCAGCGGCTCGTAGCCGGGACGGGCGCGCACCACGCCGGGCGCATGGCCCACCACGCCGGGCTCGCCGGCGATGTCCTGGGGCAGCGCCGAGGGGGCGCGGCGGTCCAGGCGGGACACGGGCAGGAACGTGGCCCGGCCGCGCTCGCCCTCGAGCAACAGCTCGCGGCCGCGGTAGGCGGCCTCGTCGGCGTCCACCACCACGGCCTGCAGCACCGGGCCCAGGAACACCTCGAGCGCGTCCACCCAGTCGCGCGGCACATCCAGCACGTCCACCACCACTCCCTGCAGACCTTCCACGCCGCGCTCGTGGAACAGCGCACGCACCCCGGCCTCGAAACCCTCGAAGTTGGCCTTGAGCTCCTGCAGCGTCCGGAGCCGCGAAGCGGCGCCGGCCGCCCGCTCGCGCAGGTCGCGCTCGCTCTCCTGCAGTCGCGTGAGCCCGGCGGCCAGTTCCCTGGCGTGCGCCTCCAGCCCCGCCTCCTGCAGCCGGGCCCCGGCCAGTTCGGCCTGGCGCGCCTCCAGCGTGGCGCGGGCCGCGGCCTCGCGCTCCGCCACGTCCTTCAGCCGCCCGCCCAGCTCCGCCTCCTGGGCGGCCACGCGGGTCAGCTGTTCCGCGCAGCGTCCCAGGTAGGCGCGCAGCTGTTCCATGCCGGCGCGGCGGTGCATCGTCTGCTGCATCAGGTCCAGCGAGCGCTGCCGCTGCTCACCCAGGCCTGCGCGCTTCTCACGCAGGGCGTCCTCGGCCGCCGCCAGCGCGGCCTCTTCCCGGCGCAAGTGCTCCTCGCGGCCGGCCAGGTCGGCGGACAGCTGGGACTCCTCGCCGGACAGCCGGGCGTGGTCCACCTCCATCTGGCGCATCTGGGAGGCCAGCCGCGCCTGGTCGGATTCGCCCTGCTCCAGCTGCGCCAGCAACCCGCGGGCGCGCTCCTGGCCCACCGAGATCCGCCCGCGCAACTCCATCACTTCGGCGGCCAGCCGCGCGTGCTCGGCGTGCGCCGCGCCGTGGGCGCGCTCGGCCTCCAGCACCGCCAGCCGCTGCGCCTCCAGCCCGGCCTCGGCCGAGGCCAGCGCGGTGACCTGGCCCTCCAACTGCGCCCGGCCCGCGCCCAGCCCGCCTTCCAGTTCCGCCACGCGCGCCACGCGCTCGGCCTGGGCGTGCGCCGAGAGGCGCAGGTCCAACTCCCGGATCTCCTCGTGCAGCCGCTGCCAGCGGCGGGCCTTGCCCGCCTGGTAGCGCAGCGAGCCCACCTGGCGCTCGATCTCGGTGACCAGGTCGTTGACCCGCACCAGGTCGGTCTCGGTGGCGCCCAGCTTGTTGAGCGTCTCGCGCTTGCGCGCCTTGTACTTGGTGATGCCGGCGGCCTCCTCGAACAGGAACCGCCGCTGCGCGCTGCCCTCGGCCAGGATGTTGTCCACCATCTCGCGCTCGATCACGGAATAGGCATTGCTGCCCATGCCGGTGTCGAAGAAGAGATTGCGGACGTCCTTGAGCCTCACGGACTGCTTGTTGAGCAGGTAGTGGCTCTCGCCGGAACGGTAGATGCGCCGTCCCACCTGCACCTGCGTGAACTCGGTGGGCAGGAGCATGCGGTCGTTGGCGATGGTGAGGGTGGCCTCGGCCATGCCGAGGGGCTTGCGGGAGGAGCTGCCACCGAAGATTACGTCCTCGGCCACGTCGCCGCGCAGGTGGCGCATGTTCTGCTCGCCCAGGACCCAGCGCAGCGCGTCGGAGATGTTGGTCTTGCCGCAGCCGTTGGGGCCGATGACCCCGGTGATGCCCGGCGCGAAGCGGACCTCCAGCTTCTCGCCGAAGGACTTGAACCCGAACACTTCCAGCTTCTCGAGGAACACGCTCTACCCCTGGAGGCGGGCCGGCTTCCCCTGCCAGCCCGCGTTGCTGCCTCCGGCCGCGCCCGCGCTAGAGCAGCGCGACGGCGCGGCCGAAGGCCTCGATCAGGTGCGGATCTTCATCCGGGGAAAGGGTACGAAGATCCATCTTCAGGGCTCCATCCTGGACGCGCGCCACAACCGGCGGACGGCCGGCGCGCAAGAGCTGCTCCAGGCGGGCAAGCCGACGTCCCGGACCGCGGACGGCCACGACGCGGCTCTCGAGCGGCCTCGACGGCAACGCTCCCCCTCCGACCTGGCAGAGGTCGGAGCGGACCTCGGCCGCGAGGTCCGCGGGAAGCACCGGTCCGAGCGCCGCGGCAACCTTGCCGGCCCGGCGCTCCAGCGACTCCAGCGTGGCCCCCAGCATCCGGAGCAGCGGGATGCGGCGGGCGGCCTCCGCGGGATCGCGGTACAGGCGCAGCGTGGCTTCCAGGGCCGCCAGGGTGAGCTTGTCCAACCGGACGGCCCGCGCCAGGGGGTGTCTTCGGAGTGCCTCCACCCAGGCCCGGCGCCCCAGGACGAGGCCCGCCTGCGGCCCCCCCAAGAGCTTGTCCCCGCTGCAAAATAAGAGATCGAAACCGATGCGGAGAGATTGGCGCAACGAAGGTTCCGGCGCAAGCCCAAACTGGGATGGGTCCGCCGCCAGACCGCTCCCCAGGTCGCACGCCACCGGGATTCCCCTGCGCCTCCCCAGGGCCACCAGCTCCGCCGGGTCCACCTCTTCGGTGAAGCCCCGCACCTCGAAGTTGGAGCGGTGCACCTGGAGCAGCATCGCGGTGTCCTTGCCGATGGCCCGGGCGTAGTCCGCGAGGCGGGTGCGGTTGGTGGTGCCCACCTCCTTCAGCCGGGCCCCGCTGGCCTCCATGATGTCGGGCATCCGGAACGAGCCGCCGATTTCCACCAGTTCCCCGCGCGAGACCAGCACCGTCCTGCCCCGGGCGAGCGCCGCCAGGGCCAGCAGCACCGCCGCGGCGCAGTTGTTGACCGCCAGGGCCGCCGGGGCCCCGGTGAGCTCGCGCAGCAGTCCCTCCACGTGCGCCTGGCGGGAGCCGCGGGCGCCTTTCGCGAGGTCGAACTCGAGGTTGTTGTAACCGGACGAGGTGGCGCCGATCGCCGCCAGCGCCTCGCCGGCCAGCGGCACGCGCCCGAGGTTGGTGTGCACCAGGATGCCGGTGGCGTTGATCAGGGGGACCAGCGAGGGACGCGTGGCGGCCTCCACCCGGGCGCGGATCCCGTCGAGGAGGGCCTGTTCGCCGGGACAGGCCGCGCCCTGCTTCAGATTTGCGCGGCGGGCGGCCAGCTCGGCCCGCACGGCGGCGACGAGCACCGAGCGCGGGGCGTGGGCCGGGGCCGCGGGCGGTGTGCCCTCGCCGGGCTCCCGTCGCTGCGCGCCCTCGAGGGCGCGCAACAGCGCGTCCACCGCGGGGAGGGCGGAATAGTCGGGACGGGCGGGCGGTTTGGCGGGCCTGGACATGCGGGAATGATACACCACCCCGGGCGGGGCCTCAGCGCAATTCCCGGTGCCGGAAGCACTCCGTCACGTGGTCGTTGACCATGCCCACGGCCTGCATGAACGCGTAGCAGATGGTGGGACCGGCGAAGCGGAAGCCGCGCATCGCCAGGTCCCGGCTCATGGCCTCCGACTCCGGGGTCTTCGCCGGGATGTCGCGCAGCGAGCGCCGGGAGTTCTGCAGCGTTCTTCCACCGGTGAAGCTCCACAGGTGGCGGTCGAAGCCGCCCGGCTCGCGCTGGATCTCGAGCCAGGCGCGCGCGTTGGCCACGGTGGCCTCGATCTTCTGCCGGTTGCGCACGATGCCCGGATCCAGCATGAGCCGCTCCAGCTTCGCGGGCTTCCAGCGAGCGATCCGCTCCGGCTCGAAACCGTCGAAGGCCTTCCGGAAGTTCTCGCGCTTGCGCAGGATGGTGATCCACGAGAGACCCGCCTGGAAGCCGTCGAGCACCAGCTTCTCGAACAGCGCGCGGTCGTCGTGCTCGGGCACGCCCCACTCCTCGTCGTGGTAGGCAACGTAGAGCGGGTCGGAGCCG
This genomic interval carries:
- the smc gene encoding chromosome segregation protein SMC; translated protein: MFLEKLEVFGFKSFGEKLEVRFAPGITGVIGPNGCGKTNISDALRWVLGEQNMRHLRGDVAEDVIFGGSSSRKPLGMAEATLTIANDRMLLPTEFTQVQVGRRIYRSGESHYLLNKQSVRLKDVRNLFFDTGMGSNAYSVIEREMVDNILAEGSAQRRFLFEEAAGITKYKARKRETLNKLGATETDLVRVNDLVTEIERQVGSLRYQAGKARRWQRLHEEIRELDLRLSAHAQAERVARVAELEGGLGAGRAQLEGQVTALASAEAGLEAQRLAVLEAERAHGAAHAEHARLAAEVMELRGRISVGQERARGLLAQLEQGESDQARLASQMRQMEVDHARLSGEESQLSADLAGREEHLRREEAALAAAEDALREKRAGLGEQRQRSLDLMQQTMHRRAGMEQLRAYLGRCAEQLTRVAAQEAELGGRLKDVAEREAAARATLEARQAELAGARLQEAGLEAHARELAAGLTRLQESERDLRERAAGAASRLRTLQELKANFEGFEAGVRALFHERGVEGLQGVVVDVLDVPRDWVDALEVFLGPVLQAVVVDADEAAYRGRELLLEGERGRATFLPVSRLDRRAPSALPQDIAGEPGVVGHAPGVVRARPGYEPLAELLMGHVVLVEDADTARRLSARHAAESWGFLTRSGEFWGPNRLHLGAGAGGTQILHREHEIRDLEEASGVAAAELARVRDERAGAEAQVAACQLDLTRARAARAAAEEAALEAERRLNSALTECRLAESERDSRAAESAKLTAEREAVQAELSAAEAELESCSQRAEEAARGATAREAELTALEERREACRVEAAAVKLEWTRVHTRRGELATRREELEKSLRAARESLASRGEEAASRLTERAALLVELQELELRHAAGAAEAQGHAESLHALESAHLHARSEEALGAAQVKELRHAVEAGREGTHAAELELHDLRGLLEQELARLKVEYELEDLGALAHQEPPAEGETPEKLQAMKQRIRALGPVNPLAMDAYVEHKQRFDFLTAQRDDLVQARAQLLEVIEKINATASGLFQQTFEAAREKFREVFQTVFEGGEADLMLEGEDPLEARIEIVARPRGKRLQSISLLSSGERALTAISLLFGIYLVKPSPFCILDEVDAPLDDANIDRFINLLTHFSRNTQFVVITHNKRTMEACDVLYGVTMQEPGCSRIVSVSFEKAADPGNGNGGGNGRDAGTAEPPAVRQADPAAPEEPALT
- a CDS encoding L-seryl-tRNA(Sec) selenium transferase, with the protein product MSRPAKPPARPDYSALPAVDALLRALEGAQRREPGEGTPPAAPAHAPRSVLVAAVRAELAARRANLKQGAACPGEQALLDGIRARVEAATRPSLVPLINATGILVHTNLGRVPLAGEALAAIGATSSGYNNLEFDLAKGARGSRQAHVEGLLRELTGAPAALAVNNCAAAVLLALAALARGRTVLVSRGELVEIGGSFRMPDIMEASGARLKEVGTTNRTRLADYARAIGKDTAMLLQVHRSNFEVRGFTEEVDPAELVALGRRRGIPVACDLGSGLAADPSQFGLAPEPSLRQSLRIGFDLLFCSGDKLLGGPQAGLVLGRRAWVEALRRHPLARAVRLDKLTLAALEATLRLYRDPAEAARRIPLLRMLGATLESLERRAGKVAAALGPVLPADLAAEVRSDLCQVGGGALPSRPLESRVVAVRGPGRRLARLEQLLRAGRPPVVARVQDGALKMDLRTLSPDEDPHLIEAFGRAVALL
- a CDS encoding DNA-3-methyladenine glycosylase I, coding for MTRKPSPIVRCAWPGSDPLYVAYHDEEWGVPEHDDRALFEKLVLDGFQAGLSWITILRKRENFRKAFDGFEPERIARWKPAKLERLMLDPGIVRNRQKIEATVANARAWLEIQREPGGFDRHLWSFTGGRTLQNSRRSLRDIPAKTPESEAMSRDLAMRGFRFAGPTICYAFMQAVGMVNDHVTECFRHRELR